Genomic window (Muntiacus reevesi chromosome 6, mMunRee1.1, whole genome shotgun sequence):
GCTTCCAAAGGCTCGGTGAGCCCCTATTCCTGGCGGCACCGAATGTGCCTGAGGCTCCTACACGATTTCTCACACCGGTATCCGCCTAGTCGGAGTCTCGTGAACGGTCTGTCGGTCCGGGGACTCCGACTTTCCTTTCCTCGGTGGACCCCGAGTTCGGAAGCCTACGTCGACCCAATCTTCCGGATACGGGACTCAAGCCCCAGCGCAGGCTGACGGGTAAGCAGCAGGGGCGAAGGGGTTGTGAACATTTCCGTACGCTTGCTCTGCCACGCCGCGTTTGCTGGGAGCAGGGCGCAGGCGCGCGCATGCGCACTGAGGAGAAGCAGCTTTTTGGTTGTTGACGGAACCCACTACGCctccagagagagggagggaccaGTCAGTCTCCGGGCGTCCTGCGTTTGCGCACTCTCCCCTCGGCCCTGTAACTTGGCTTAAAGGACGcgagcggggcggggcggggcggggcggagcggACGCAGAGCGGGAGTCACCGCGCAAGCGCGTCCTGCGCCTGGTCGTTCTGCGTCGTCAGGGAGTGGGGCGCAGGTGCGCGCATGCGCACTGGGCAGAGGGCGCGCGTTGGCAGGTGTCTCGGCTGGGCGTCGGCGGGCAATGGGGTTGCCGGCGTTGCTGCTCCTTGCTCTGTGCGCAGCAAGCGCCCGGGGGCTTTATTTCCACATCGGCGAGACCGAAAAGCGCTGCTTCATCGAGGAAATCCCCGACGAGACCATGGTCATCGGTCAGGCGGGGCGAGGGTGGATCGGGCCCTGAGTTGTCCCCAAGACGCCGTCGGGCTCTCCGCTCGCAGCGGCACTCTGAGGACGCGGGACGGTGACCGGGCGAGCAGTGCCCCCTGCCTGGCGTCCCGGGAGCCGCGGAGTGTGGGAGCCGGACGGACTAGGCGGGTTGTGACAGCTCTGTCTGTTCCGCAGGGAACTACCGCACCCAAATGTGGGATAAACAGAAGGAGGTCTTCCTGCCCTCGACGCCCGGCCTGGGCATGCATGTGGAGGTGAAGGATCCTGAAGGCAAGGTAGGGCCACCTTCACTAGAGCTCTTGGGTTGGACAGAACTCATAAGACACGAGCTTGCACTTGGCGAGGTTAGAGTAAAGGTGTGGGCTTTCACTGACTGCTCTGTTGCAGGTGGTGCTCTCCCGGCAGTACGGCTCAGAGGGCCGCTTCACCTTCACTTCCCACACTCCCGGTGACCATCAGATCTGCCTGCACTCCAACTCTACCAGGATGGCTCTCTTTGCTGGAGGCAGACTGGTAACAGTTTTCTCTTGGCCATAGCTCAGAATCTGTCACTTGGTTCCAAAGTTTAGATTtactaaagaacctgcctgccaacgcaggagaccaagagatgcaggttccatccctgggtcgggcatatcctctggagaagggcatggcaacccactccagtattcttgcctggaggacccatggacagaggagcctagagggctatggtccacaaGGTCACgaagagtgggacataactgaagcgacttagcaagcatgcacatcATTTGTAACTCCTTGTGGCACAGTTACAAGTAAGAAATAGACGTTGCCCGCCTGTCCCACAGGGACAAGAGTATGTTCCATAGCCTGGAACAGACCATCAGAGGTTGCATCACTTAGACATCATAATGTCACAATGACGCTGACTTTGGGGTCCAACCTTGTTTCCTCCTAGCGTGTGCACCTAGACATCCAGGTTGGGGAGCATGCCAACAACTACCCTGAGATTGCTGCCAAGGATAAGCTGACGGAGTTGCAGCTCCGAGCCCGCCAGCTGCTTGATCAGGTGGAGCAGATCCAGAAGGAGCAGGATTACCAAAGGGTAAGGGCATGTCACTGTACTTGGCCATGGCAGTTGACCTTTATACCCATTACACCTGGCAGTGTCTTCCTGGGGCTTTCCCTACTCGGGAAGCCGGCTGTTCAAAGACTGGAATGGAGGGTATCAGTGCAGGTGGCCATTTTTCAGCTCTGTAGAATGAAGTGTAGAGAGGACAGTTCACCCTCTAGCAAAATCCATTGCCTGCCTCCTTATTTTgggatcttgcttttttttttctttttttttgggggggatc
Coding sequences:
- the TMED4 gene encoding transmembrane emp24 domain-containing protein 4, with protein sequence MGLPALLLLALCAASARGLYFHIGETEKRCFIEEIPDETMVIGNYRTQMWDKQKEVFLPSTPGLGMHVEVKDPEGKVVLSRQYGSEGRFTFTSHTPGDHQICLHSNSTRMALFAGGRLRVHLDIQVGEHANNYPEIAAKDKLTELQLRARQLLDQVEQIQKEQDYQRYREERFRLISESTNQRVLWWSIAQTVILILTGIWQMRHLKSFFEAKKLV